TAAAGAGGCCATGTATGGTCAGGAATTAATGAAAAAGGCAGTGACACGTCTATGAAAAAAATACTCGTCATTAGTAATATGTATCCTTCATCTGATCATTTATCATTCGGTATTTTTGTGAAAAACCAAGTGACAGCGCTTGAAAAAGCTGGACTAGACGTTGAAATAGCAGTGAATACAAACCCAGCTACAGGCAAGAAAAACACGATTGTCAAATATGCTAAATGGGGATTTTCTACATTAATGAAGGGTTTGAAATATCGAAAATCAATCGATGTAACACATGCACACTACGTGTTTCCTTCAGGGATGTTATCGTTACTTTTAAAGAAAATGTTTGGTATACCTTACATTGTTACTGCTCATGGTGGAGACATCGAACGTATGGCAAAGAAAAATGCGAGAATTCGCAATTGGACAGCGAGCATTTTACGTGAAAGTGACCATGTTATTGCAGTAGGTCCCGTGTTAGCAAAACAAATCGAGCAAGACTTTGATATAGCACCTGACAAAATCTCTGTTGTTAGTATGGGTGTCAATCGACATGTATTTTCAAAGGGGAGCCAAGCTGAAGTACGTCAACAATTGCAATTAGCGAAAGACCCATTTATTTTTCTTTTTGTAGGCAACGTCATTAAGCAAAAAGGCGTTGAGGAACTTTTGCAGGCATTCCAAATGTTAAAAACAAAAGTGGAGCGACCTATCGAGCTGAAAATTATAGGATCTAGAAGAGATGAAAGTTTTTTCCAATCCTTGCAACCATTCTTCAGTGAAGACGTCAAATTTATAGACCCACTAAAACAACAAGAACTCGTAAAGTGGTTCCAGGCAAGTGATGTCTTTGTGTTACCATCACATTTAGAAGGTTTTGGTCTTGTAGCATTAGAGGCACTAGCAACAGATACGCCTGTCATCGCTTCTAAAGTAGGTGGGCTTGTATCGCTACTTGGTGAAGGAGCAGGGCATTTAGTGGAGCCTGGGAACGCTATGGCTTTATCTGAGGAGATGCTGCGTGCAGTGAACACGCCGAAGGATCAATATATGAATCGTGAAGCGGTTAATGAAATATTAGCTATTCACGATGAAAAAAATATTACAGCTAGATGTATAGACATTTATAAGTCGGCCATTAAAGGTAGGGATGACTTATGAATAAATTTATTAAAATTGTAGGGGCAGTAGCGATTATTAATATCGTTGCCCGTGTTTTCGGCTTTTTACGTGAAATGATTATCGGATTTCAATATGGGAGTTCCCATATCGCTGATAGTATTTTCACAGCTTACACCATTCCAAATTTTTTATATTTAGTAGTTGGTGGCGCTTTTACGACAGCCGTTATCTCAATTTATAATCGGGAAACAACAGACCGAGCATTATTTGTAAAACAGTCCTTTACGATTGTACTGTTGACTGTGTCTATTATGACGATTATTTTATTAGCATTTACCAATCCAATTATGGATATGTTCAACCAAGGTAAAAATAAGGATGATTATAGTCAAAGTGATTTAGACTTATTGAAAAACTTGTACTTTTGGATGATGCCATCATCTATCTTACTTGTTTTATCATCTTGGTATAGTGGTTTACTGAATGTAAACGAAAAATTTCACTTATCAAGCTTTGCCATTTTAATTTACAACGCGATTTTCCTAGTCATTGCTGTTGGATTATCTTATATTCCAGGAA
This DNA window, taken from Lysinibacillus sp. FSL M8-0337, encodes the following:
- a CDS encoding glycosyltransferase, encoding MKKILVISNMYPSSDHLSFGIFVKNQVTALEKAGLDVEIAVNTNPATGKKNTIVKYAKWGFSTLMKGLKYRKSIDVTHAHYVFPSGMLSLLLKKMFGIPYIVTAHGGDIERMAKKNARIRNWTASILRESDHVIAVGPVLAKQIEQDFDIAPDKISVVSMGVNRHVFSKGSQAEVRQQLQLAKDPFIFLFVGNVIKQKGVEELLQAFQMLKTKVERPIELKIIGSRRDESFFQSLQPFFSEDVKFIDPLKQQELVKWFQASDVFVLPSHLEGFGLVALEALATDTPVIASKVGGLVSLLGEGAGHLVEPGNAMALSEEMLRAVNTPKDQYMNREAVNEILAIHDEKNITARCIDIYKSAIKGRDDL